The Panicum virgatum strain AP13 chromosome 6K, P.virgatum_v5, whole genome shotgun sequence nucleotide sequence ggggggggggggggctataCCATATCCGTCCCCATTTCTAATAAAAACTACAAAATGTCTCTAAACTTTTAAATATCTACAGTCTGTACACCAACCCATATCCCATTTCCTCCATAGTGTTGCTAGTCTATTTGGCATTGCTCTAATCCAACAATGAATATGTATGGTGGTTGCTCGCCTCGCTCACTACCCCAGATCAGTTTTTCCATGACGGATACATCCGTCAGGGAAAGTTCCCAATACTGTCACGGATAGTCTTCTGTGACAGTAACCGTCATGGATACATCATCACTGATAGAATGATAGGGAAGGTCACCTTTCCCACGGTTTCCTTGACGGATAACCATCAGGAACAGTTGCAAAATGTTTACTACCGACAGGAATAGCTTTCCACGTCGGTAACGATGAAAAATGTCAGGAAAACTTCCTTGTCGGACACATAACTGTTAGGGAAAGTTCAATACTCTCCCATCGCATCCTATTTTTTTCACCCCACCACCCACGCCGATCTACCTCGAGTACATGGAATTTCTTTTGCCCTCCCCATACCCAGAAAACCTCTAACTTGGACGATAACCATATAGGTGAGCTTCAACTGTATGCATAGTGGAGAGTACTTTATTTTCTACTCGCCAATTTCTCAAGCCCAATTAGAGTGCGTTGCTGCGGCACGCACACAGCCTGCACGAGTGGAAGTCCCACTGCCTCTTCTCCACACATGATTTTACTTTTCTACACTTGAAGGGATTTTGCAGTTGTAAATGTATTTATGAATTATGCTAGTGGTGGGCTCTGATGAACAACTGCCAATTATTCCACATTATAATATTCTACTAACAATTTCTCCTCATTTTAATTCCAGTTTACAACAATACTCTATGAATACACGCATGCAACTTTGAAAAGAATAACGCCAGCTAAATGCGAGCACTCATGCTTTGAAGACTCGAATCCGATGGACATATTCCACAGTAAAGAACCATATATGGGATCAGCTGATCTACGTTCATTTCGCTGAATATCCCATACATGGGATCATTTCAGAATGAGTGCCCAATTCAGAAAATACTGATAGAAACTGCTACACACGTTGTCTACTATTtttggccccgtttggtttcAGTCTAGAATGGTCTAGAAAAAACTTTGACCCCTAATTAGGGGTGTCAAACAAAAGAAGTTTACAAAGCCAACCCTCCgaacccctgcgctaggaaccctgacaAATCTAGTGAGGTCTTTATCCgagtgattagaggatggttatgtagcatcactgtagtcaattaTCGATTTATtattgtcattagattcgtcgcgaaaaattataccCATACGTAAAggggttttgcaaatagactttatttagtacttcgtgtatacaaaattttattctctGCTTGCGTGTTCTAGAATCTCTAGAACGAAACCAAACAAAGCCAAAGAATAAAAACCAGAAGTACCTGATTTCTACGGGGAATTGAATTAATTTTCTGCCAAATCAGCAGAAGATGTGTGCAATCAACCTGGCGCATCTACCAATTTCCCTCGATGGGTCTTGGGCACGCACATACTCCTACTGGACATAGCTGATCACTGAATCGAAGCAGCAGCGCCACGCGCACACGGCACACAAGTCACAGAAGATCCCCGGGCCGCCTCACCTTCTTCCTCCGTACGCCCCCAACCGGGCACTTTCACCAACCCACCAGCCCCGCTCCTCGGCTTCGCCGCGCCCTCGAGCGGAGCCTTCCAGAGCCTAGGGTCCGCGCTTCCATGGCGGGCGTCGAGTCGTCCGCCGCTCCGccccaggcgccgccgccgcctccgcgggaGGCCGGCCCGACGCCAGCTCAGCGCCTCGCCGACTGCGTCCTCGTGTTCGTCGTCTTCGGCTTCCTCGGCTTCGCGTGGATGAGCAGCGCCGCCCACTCCGCCTTCATCGCCGCTGAGTGGGGCTACGGCGCGGGCTCCATCGAAGCGGCCTCCGCCAAGGAGaccgccctcgccgcctcgcTGCTCCTCGGGGTTTTCCTCCACGCCGTGGCGCTCATCATCCTCGGCATGTGCTGGCGCTACGAGAGCCGCTGGTCGGAGACTCGAGAGGTAGCACGATTCCGACCCCTGCCCGATTGTTGATGCAATTGGTTACCTTTGGGCAGTTTCTAACAAGCATTGGTAGGGTCAATTGTTCGGGATTTGGACTTTTTGGTGTGCTCGTCATCACAGGTTGGTGGGGGTggaggcacggcggcgcagccgGGGCGCGTCCACGAGTATCCAGTTCCTGACACCGTTATCGTGTCCCTCGTTGTGGTGTTCGTGATCATAGCCTTGGGCGTGCTGACGCAGGTGGCTCCGTGGGCAAAGGGAGCCGAGAAGGCTGGCTACCTGCTTCTGGAAACCGTGTTCTTCCTCGTGTTTGTTGTCTATTGCTTTGTGATTTTTCCACTTCTTATCATCCGAATGTTGGTGGCTAGCTGTGCTGAGAGGCGTGAAACCACCGGATCCCATTGACAAGGCAGGTTCAAGGTGTGCATCTTTTCTTCCCTTTTGATAACACCAGCATCTTGTTGATATGGACATGTTCATTACCTTGTTAGCATCTTATCTGTTGCTTGAAGTATCTATTGTTGTATCAGTCATGCACATTATTACACAACTTAGTCTCTCAAGGTTGTATCGATAAGTGACATCATTAAGGCAGTTTTGTAGAAATGGGTGTGTTATTGTGTAATGTGCAATCTATTTGGGGTTTTATTACATAGATCTGGTGTAGAAATCTAATAGGTTCTGCAGCTTCTCTTATCTGTTTATGTGATATCAGCTTACTATTTTGATGCTGCCTTGAAAAAAGGCTTTGGAAAGTAATTTGACACATGTGGGAGTCAACTGACTTTGATGGCATTATATGCCTCCCTGTTCAATTTCTTGATATGCTTTGTAAACCTGGATGTAGTAGCATTGTAGGTGTTGTGGTGGGTAATTGTTCTTCTGGCACACTTTAATCCTCATACTATACTATTTGAACTGACTGGTGTATCTAAACCATGTTGCTAAAATCAACCCTGAAAGTTTTGTTTCATCTTTAAAGCAGAAGTTACTGCAATAAAATGAACTGATCTGTTTATTTGGTTTCTCAAGATCCTGTTTATGTTTGAATCTCAAGGTGTATCAACTTAGTTTCTCAAGATTATAT carries:
- the LOC120639187 gene encoding uncharacterized protein LOC120639187 — encoded protein: MAGVESSAAPPQAPPPPPREAGPTPAQRLADCVLVFVVFGFLGFAWMSSAAHSAFIAAEWGYGAGSIEAASAKETALAASLLLGVFLHAVALIILGMCWRYESRWSETREVGGGGGTAAQPGRVHEYPVPDTVIVSLVVVFVIIALGVLTQVAPWAKGAEKAGYLLLETVFFLVFVVYCFVIFPLLIIRMLVASCAERRETTGSH